In a genomic window of Erigeron canadensis isolate Cc75 chromosome 5, C_canadensis_v1, whole genome shotgun sequence:
- the LOC122601823 gene encoding uncharacterized protein LOC122601823 — translation MLKVSPWKGLLRFRKRGKLSPRFIGPFRIFARVGKVAYQLELPEELSHIHNTFHASQLRKCLVDDATCVPLKEIELDKKLTYVEEPVAIVEEELRKISNKTVRTFKVQWKHHKNSEYTWETEHDMLVYYPSLHMVWITGT, via the coding sequence ATGTTAAAGGTATCTCCATGGAAGGGTTTGCTACGATTTCGCAAACGTGGAAAGTTGAGTCCACGATTCATTGGCCCGTTTCGGATTTTTGCACGAGTTGGCAAAGTGGCTTACcaattggagttacctgaagAGTTATCTCAtattcataacacttttcatgcTTCACAACTCCGAAAATGTCTTGTCGATGATGCAACGTGTGTTCCATTGAAAGAAATTGAACTAGACAAAAAGCTAACTTACGTTGAGGAACCGGTGGCGATTGTTGaagaagaattgagaaagataAGCAATAAGACGGTACGAACGTTCAAGGTACAATGGAAGCATCATAAGAACTCCGAGTATACGTGGGAAACGGAGCATGACATGTTGGTTTACTACCCGTCTTTGCACATGGTATGGATCACGGGGACGTGA